TTTATATATCCTTGTACTCTGTACTCTGCTTGTACCAGTTGACGCTTTGACCACTTTGTACTTTGCAACAAGTGAGTGACTTGATTCTGATTCCGAGTCGAAGCTAGTTGACCAGGTTGACGTGTATGAATGTGGTGTATGGTACAATGCGGAGGTGTATGAGCGGACCGAGCGTCGCGAGTTTCAAATGTATGGTATTACTGTGATGACAACTAAGAGATTTCGTTTcgtttgtttgtttgttgttgCTTGCTTGAGAGTGATCAAATGCTCTATATCGACAATGCCGGGTCGTTCGTTGTCGAAATAAGGTATGAGAAGCCAATAGTTATGAATTCAATGCAAAGTTCAAAGTTTACTTGTTACTTGAACAAAAGAGTGAAGCAATCATATAACCAACGTCATGCACAGCGAGGTACAGactgaggaggtgggtaACGTAACGGCTACAATCTGTACAATCAGGTCAAAATCATCCGACGCGGCCACCGATATTTTCATTTGATATTTGGCGAGATACGAGATACGAGATCACCATACTAGTCGTAGTCAGCATACATTGTTGCATTTACTCCAAAGATTCCCGACCAGGAGAGGCAGACACAGCGAGTCCTCGGAAAGCAAAGATCAACTCAGCAAGAGAAACAAGCAATGCAACGATCGATCTTAGTCTCACTACGGCCTATCTATCACGGATCAACACCGAAATTGGGATCATGTTCGAGATCGAGGTCAATACACACTACGAGAGCTCTAAGATCTCATGAGAACCCATTGGTATGCGAAGTTCTCCCGTCTTAGTCTGgaccaaatccaaatccaagaTCACCATGAGATGTATATTGAATGAACATTTGCTAATTAGTGAACAACGCATAGGGAATACCAAAACGAAATCCCAATCCGGCACCTACGATCCCCCGTCGAGGTGCGCCCCCTCAGAAATCACGCATAAAAGGTGTGAGGCAGATCGTAGTGGTGGCCAGTGGGAAGGGTGGAGTGGGCAAGTCTACAGTAGCAGGTAAATCACTCTCATCAAATCATACAGTACCGACAGATCCTTGAGAACGAGGTAGATGCTGATAATGATATTTCTGGAAGAATAGCCAACCTAGCAGTATCCCTGCTccaaaactcacctctaACCCAATCTCCCAAAATCGGATTACTAGATCTAGACATCTTTGGACCAAGTGTACCGAAATTGATGGGGCTGGAAAATGCTGGTGATCCGAATTTGAGCGATGGTGGGCgttctctcctttctcttaTCTCATATTATCTTTTTTCCATTGACATTGCCAAACATCGATGTTCAATGTTGGAACATACAAGCTTAGCTAACTCTTGGTATCTTTTATAGAAAACAAGTTGATACCACTACAGAATCATGGTATCAAAACCATGTCAATAGGCTACCTACTACGTAAGTCAACAGCTTACTCCCCCATACCCAAATCTACTCAAATCGTATTCGTATCACATCATAACGCTGATTTATATATTCGCGATCATTTCATCTACAGCGCCAAACCCCGCAAATGACTCACCGGTAGTATGGCGAGgcatgatggtgatgaaagCTGTGCAGCAGCTCCTGTTCGACGTCGACTGGACATCGAATAACGGTAGAGATGATTTGGACGTGCTGGTCATTGATATGCCACCTGGTACGGGGGATGTGCAGCTGAGTTTGGGTCAGctggtagatgtggatggtgagtgatacccattgatggatgatttcgTTATCAATTCTGCGCAACACCTCATTTCGTTCGATGCGTTCAGAGCATTGTCGTACCTTGATTAACGAGAAGCGGTTCAGAACAAGCTAACAGTGCTTCCGTTTTGCATGTTCCAGGCGCTGTGATAGTATCGACACCACAGGATGTAGCTTTGATAGACGCTAGAAAAGGTGTAGGAATGTTCAACAAGGTGTCCATACCTGTGAGTTTGTACGGTCAAACCTCAACTGGGACAGAAAAAGTGAATGATAATCACGATCGACTAACAGCACAACGCTCTTAGATAATCGGTCTCCTACTCAACATGTCCCATTTCACATGCTCAAGCTGTACGACCCCACATGAGCTATTCGGGAGTTCCGAAAACTTTGAGAAGGCTGCAGGAgagttgggattggaagtATTGGGTGAGTGTACCCACACTGCTTAGACGAACCGGTCTTCAAGCTGCTTTAAgggtttgagctgatgatggttcTGTTTCCTGTCGTGTAGGTAAATTACCATTGGTTCCCTCCGTGAGTGACGGTGGAGACGCAGGTAGACCAATAATGGTGCAGAGTAATgcagatggagaagaggtaagGACGACGATGAGAGGGGTCAGTGAGAAGGTGTGGGGGTGGTTGAGTGGGCGTAGTCGATCTGAGTTAGGTACACGAGGgtagatatcagcttataATGAATGCGTATGCTTGTACTGTACACTCGTTTGCACGACATGGATATCTGAGAATACCGATTAATGGATTTCGTTGGTCTAGTGTCTAACGGATCTTTATAACTTCTAATTCGAATACTCCGACACATATCGTTTTGATACGAGATCCAAAGCATGTATAGGCTCATCAGTATTTAGGATCAATATCATAATCTCACTCCAGTTTTAGTATGACAGCGTGATGCAGCGACTATACACAGCTGCAGAGAATCCTCAGTATCCTGCTATCCTGCACTCTGCTAACCCACGGCCAGATGTATGTGATCGAAGCAAAGAAGTATATCATCACCACTCTACAATCCTACAATCAAAAAAAGATCCAGAATATCCCATTTTTTGTTTGATAGTTTTGCTTTTGATTTAATCCTTGGCGGCGATGGCTCGGGTGTAGATCAATTGAGCGTGGTGGTGGACTACTCTCTTGATGTGACCTTCCTTTTCGAGGAAAGCGATGGCTCGTCGGGCGAGGGATCCGTTGATCTTCATTCGGTCGATGAGGACGGATTGAGAGATGAGTTTGTAAGTGGGGACTTCCTTGAGGATTCGGTCGCTACAAGGGTGATTGAGCATCAGTAACCGACTCTTGGAAGACTGGGTGACATCGTTGTGTTGGATTGTGCGGGCTAGAAAATTGTAGGTGGACAGACTGATACTCACTAAACAGCCTTGTCCAAGACGACGGCGTTGTTGGCCTTGTCCTTCACCTTACCCTTGGaccacttcttcttcttactgTGAAGATCAACGAAACGACAGTCAGCGGATGATCTGAATGGCACATAGCCAGCAATCTGTCTCCCTCTTGTGCCCTCTCCTATCCTATTCCTGATCGAACCAACACATCTGGTTTCCTTCCCCCCGCGATACTCAAAGGTCACACTGCTATTcgatatcccttctttccctcttccccgtTTCCCATATCGTGTTgctcccctccatcccagTGCAGAAAAtccaccactcacccagctTTGGAACCGGCCATGGCGGCAGCGGCCTTTTGGGCctttgacttg
The sequence above is a segment of the Kwoniella bestiolae CBS 10118 chromosome 8, complete sequence genome. Coding sequences within it:
- a CDS encoding 40S ribosomal protein eS25, producing MPPQVKSKAQKAAAAMAGSKAGKKKKWSKGKVKDKANNAVVLDKAVYDRILKEVPTYKLISQSVLIDRMKINGSLARRAIAFLEKEGHIKRVVHHHAQLIYTRAIAAKD